Genomic segment of bacterium:
CTCCCATCAAGGGAGGGGAAGCTCTTATGCCGACGCTGTCAGGACAAAAGGAGATGAAACTTAACCCATAGCACTATAATCTGTAATGAGCTTACTTTTTTAACTTGATTTTGAGTAGATACTTAAATTGTAACTGCTCAGGTGGATAGACTGAAGGGGGAAGACTTTTAGGGACAAATAAGGAGGGGGAAAGCGATGATCAATGCCTATTCTTTTGGTTCCATTACTATTGACGGTAAACATTATTCTCACGATGTGATTGTCTATCCTAACCGGGTCGAGGCCAATTGGTGGCGGCAGGAGGGACATGGGCTATGTCCGGCTGATATTAATCAGGTTATGGTTGAGAAACCTGAGATCTTGATCATTGGCTGCGGGGCATCAAGCTGCCTTCGTGTCCCGCCAGAAACCAGAAGATACATTGAATCTCAGGGGATCAAACTGATGGCCCTACCAACGACTCAGGCCTGCCAGGAATTCAATCGGCTTCTGAAAGAGCAGAAACGAGTAGTGGCCGGACTCCATTTGACCTGTTGATTAGTTTCGAGTTTTGGGTTAGGAGGGCGATGGGGGAAAATCGACCTGCAATTTTTCGACCTGTATGGTTAGCTTAACCTTACTCACATCTTTTAAAAACCACGAAGCACACGAAGAACACGAAGAATTACAGAACAAATCTTTTAATCCCATTTACCTTACCCTTAAATTACTTTCTTCGTGAACTTCGTGTTCTTCGTGGTTTATTTTTGCTTTTCCCTACCAATCATACAGGTCGAAAAATAATGTAATTAATTTATGCACCGAAGGTGCAAAGGAATTTTAGCCGTAGGTTTCAACCTACGGAATATTAGATTGAAAATTGATTAAGCCCCGCAGGGGCGAAGGAAAAAATTTCGACCTGTGAAATAGGTTTATACAAATATCCCCCAATAGAGGGTGAGAAGGTGAGAAAGAGAATAAACAGGTCGCT
This window contains:
- a CDS encoding Mth938-like domain-containing protein, giving the protein MINAYSFGSITIDGKHYSHDVIVYPNRVEANWWRQEGHGLCPADINQVMVEKPEILIIGCGASSCLRVPPETRRYIESQGIKLMALPTTQACQEFNRLLKEQKRVVAGLHLTC